In Thunnus thynnus chromosome 11, fThuThy2.1, whole genome shotgun sequence, the following proteins share a genomic window:
- the LOC137193279 gene encoding trace amine-associated receptor 6-like codes for MAESVERVELCFPQLNSSCRKPEPPNTNTVLIYILLLFISLLTAALNLLVIISISHLRQLHTSTNLLLLSLAVSDFLVGLLVIPVEILLTETCWILGDIMCALYYVLPIIIISASVGNMVLISVDRYVAICDPLHYPTKVTKKIVIICICLCWICSVFYSIILLYDNLKQPGRYNSCYGECVVNITGAVDLALGFIIPITVIIVLYMRVFVVAVSQARAMRSGIAAVSLQHSVKITVMKSEIKAARTLGIVIVVFLMCYSPYYCVSLTGQDILVRSTTEAFMIFLMYFNSCLNPVIYAFFYPWFKKAVKLIVTLQILQPDSCEANIL; via the exons ATGGCTGAGAGTGTGGAGAGAGTTGAGCTCTGCTTTCCACAACTCAACTCCTCCTGCAGGAAGCCAGAACCCCCTAACACTAATACTGtgcttatttacattttgttgctcttcatctctctgctcactgcagctctcaaCCTGCTGGTCATCATATCCATCTCCCACTTGAG GCAGCTCCACACTTCcaccaacctcctcctcctctctctggctgtctCAGACTTTCTTGTGGGCCTTCTGGTGATACCCGTTGAAATCCTCTTGACAGAGACCTGCTGGATCCTGGGTGACATCATGTGTGCTCTGTATTATGTTTTACCTATCATAATAATCTCTGCCTCCGTAGGAAACATGGTGCTCATATCAGTCGACCGCTATGTGGCTATTTGTGACCCTCTGCATTACCCCacaaaagtcacaaaaaaaataGTTATAATATGTATTTGCCTGTGTTggatttgttctgttttctatAGCATTATCCTTTTATATGATAACCTGAAGCAACCAGGCAGGTATAATTCCTGCTATGGAGAATGTGTGGTAAATATTACAGGGGCTGTTGACCTTGCTTTGGGCTTCATTATTCCCATTACTGTCATCATAGTTCTGTATATGAGAGTATTTGTGGTGGCTGTGTCTCAGGCTCGTGCTATGAGGTCTGGCATTGCAGCTGTTTCACTCCAGCATTCagtgaaaataactgttatGAAATCTGAGATTAAAGCAGCTAGGACTCTTGGTATTGTTATAGttgtgtttctgatgtgttaCTCTCCATATTACTGTGTGTCTCTCACAGGCCAGGACATCTTGGTCCGTTCTACAACTGAGGCCTTCATGATTTTTCTGATGTATTTTAACTCTTGTCTAAACCCCGTCATATATGCCTTTTTCTACCCCTGGtttaaaaaagctgttaaactCATTGTTACTCTTCAGATACTGCAGCCTGACTCCTGTGAGGCCAACATACTGTAG
- the LOC137193064 gene encoding alpha-tectorin-like, protein MFCFILYLAALSLLAGSAETNQTFTSTGEMNITTCPITYYGQKYEKVYVAFDSNRFAVCFNGLYKPGIKNDCILMSGGTADRGDLAVLTKEIPTGSGIHKLLPNLRNAGKCVNIIPLKDSQQSEIEQVELGNFGTQAILAIKTYSGYTNVDVVADAQVDGRTVSKQKFQTNETSKGVITDMSGCRLSGVVYKTNTTVRDPNICSTVTCDVTGVASAVSYCGPMERCQGDGSCTSHTTCTMTGSTVIDFIGRVRFVPDRCGYTLLKSSEIPDFQVLGVFQERRRKDVSFLDQVILQLDGPGVQISLEQGGRIWLNNKLLELNGTTAVYHGVGLYKDQTGVTAKISASNYTVSVLFDGNTAQIDMTGRSKAPIQGVCGNSRRTLSEERVSEYSAPGCEIQHDDADDSTINCNATTKWCNLLKRTPFSACNMHIDPEPFITACRHTLCKYPAVDGLKCQFLEAYARACSHNTKVTVEGWRSKSRCSAVPRAFCQHKFCSAHEFCGEKLNGGETSCICRAIFASKYRSTNTFGEPTVCKQKSASLTLAGCLLEDKGIDYSALHLNDETCKGEMDNLTHMVTFSFNNMNTCGTVVMANNSQIIYKNTIMSRNSSMGGLINRHSRAHIDFSCSYSQPDIKSLAIKLKQSSVIQQITSGQWIYNLTMAAYTDPSGMEPIQSSTEIQLDKTIWVKLKTYGLDEKIIVVVTDSCWATDQPSPSGSLRYDLIIKGCPNPADQTVKVEGNGVGTSNRFSFNTFQFSGKNGSIYLHCRLELCVRQGDTCAPRCGQATRRQRSVMPKYEDENPALITMAWTN, encoded by the exons ATGTTCTGTTTCATACTGTACCTGGCTGCACTCAGCCTGCTGGCAG GTTCTGCTGAAACAAACCAGACCTTTACCAGTACTGGGGAGATGAACATCACCACGTGTCCCATCACCTATTATGGACAGAAATATGAGAAAGTATAT GTGGCCTTCGACTCTAATAGATTTGCAGTTTGCTTCAATGGCTTATACAAACCTGGAATCAAAAATGACTGTATTCTGATGTCTGGAGGGACAGCAGACAGAGGTGATTTGGCAGTACTTACAAAAGAAATACCTACTGGATCTGGGATTCATAAACTTCTGCCAAACCTGAGGAATGCTGGAAAGTGTGTCAACATAATACCTCTAAAAGATAGTCAACAATCTGAA ATTGAACAAGTTGAACTTGGCAACTTCGGGACACAAGCGATTCTGGCAATCAAGACATATTCTGGGTACACAAATGTTGATGTT GTGGCAGATGCACAGGTAGACGGCCGAACGGTGTCTAAACAGAAATTTCAGACAAATGAAACGAGTAAGGGTGTCATTACAGACATGAGTGGATGCAGACTCTCAG GTGTTGTTTATAAGACTAATACAACAGTAAGGGACCCAAACATCTGCTCTACTGTAACCTGTGATGTGACTGGAGTCGCCAGTGCCGTCAGTTATTGTGGCCCCATGGAGCGTTGCCAGGGCGATGGCAG TTGTACCTCGCACACTACGTGCACTATGACGGGCTCCACTGTCATCGATTTCATTGGCAGAGTTCGCTTTGTCCCGGATCGGTGTGGATATACTTTATTGAAGTCCTCAGAAATCCCAGACTTCCAGGTTCTGGGGGTTTTCCAAGAACGACGCCGAAAAGATGTTAGCTTTTTGGACCAGGTGATACTGCAGCTGGACGGGCCAGGTGTTCAGATTTCTCTGGAACAAGGTGGCAGAATTTGG CTGAACAACAAATTGCTGGAGCTCAATGGCACCACTGCAGTTTACCACGGTGTGGGGCTCTATAAGGACCAGACAGGAGTGACTGCTAAGATATCGGCATCCAACTACACGGTTTCTGTTCTCTTTGATGGCAACACCGCACAGATCGACATGACAG GACGAAGTAAAGCACCCATACAAGGTGTATGTGGCAATTCCAGAAGGACTTTGAGTGAAGAGAGGGTCTCCGAATACAGTGCCCCTGG TTGTGAGATACAGCATGATGACGCTGATGATAGTACCATCAACTGCAATGCCACAACTAAATG GTGCAATCTCCTGAAGCGGACACCTTTCTCTGCTTGCAACATGCACATTGACCCAGAGCCCTTCATCACTGCCTGCAGACACACTTTGTGCAAATACCCTGCAGTAGATGGTCTCAAATGCCAGTTCCTGGAAGCCTACGCCAGGGCCTGCAGCCACAACACCAAAGTCACAGTGGAGGGCTGGAGGTCAAAGAGCCGCTGCT ctgCTGTCCCTCGGGCCTTCTGTCAGCACAAATTCTGCAGTGCTCATGAGTTCTGTGGTGAGAAGCTCAATGGTGGGGAAACCAGCTGCATCTGCCGAGCCATTTTTGCCTCCAAGTACAGATCTACAAACACTTTTG GTGAGCCGACGGTCTGCAAGCAGAAGTCTGCATCACTAACTCTGGCTGGTTGTCTTTTGGAGGACAAAGGCATTGACTACTCTGCCTTACACCTCAATGACGAGACCTGCAAAGGTGAAATGGACAATCTGACCCACATGGTGACGTTCAGCTTCAATAACATGAACACTTGTGGTACGGTGGTCATG GCAAACAACAGCCAAATTATCTACAAGAACACCATCATGTCACGGAACAGCTCTATGGGTGGCCTGATCAACCGTCACAGCAGAGCGCATATTGActtctcctgttcatacagtCAGCCAGATATCAAGAGCTTGGCCATCAAACTCAAACAAAG CTCTGTGATCCAGCAGATTACATCTGGGCAATGGATTTACAATCTGACCATGGCAGCATACACCGACCCTTCTGGCATGGAACCTATTCAGTCAAGCACAGAGATTCAACTGGACAAGACAATCTGGGTGAAGCTGAAGACGTATGggctggatgaaaaaataattgttgtGGTGACCGACTCCTGCTGGGCAACCGATCAGCCATCGCCAAGTGGGAGCCTGAGATATGACCTCATCATCAAAGG CTGCCCTAACCCTGCAGACCAGACGGTGAAGGTGGAGGGCAACGGAGTGGGCACATCCAACCGCTTCTCTTTCAACACGTTCCAGTTTTCTGGCAAAAATGGCTCCATCTATCTGCACTGCAGATTGGAACTGTGTGTCAGGCAGGGTGATACCTGTGCCCCG AGGTGTGGCCAGGCTACCAGGAGGCAAAGATCCGTCATGCCAAAATATGAGGATGAAAACCCTGCCCTCATCACCATGGCCTGGACTAATTAG